The following are from one region of the Chionomys nivalis chromosome 16, mChiNiv1.1, whole genome shotgun sequence genome:
- the LOC130887818 gene encoding phosphoglycerate kinase 1-like, with product MSLSNKLTLDKLDVKGKRVVMRVEFNVPMKNNQITNNQRIKAAVPSIKFCLDNGAKSVVLMSHLGRPDGVPMPDKYSLEPVAAELKSLLGKDVLFLKDCVDPEVENACANPAAGTVILLENLCFHVEEEGKGKDASGNKIKAEPAKIDAFRASLSKLGDVYVNDAFGTAHRAHSSMMGVNLPQKAGGFLMKKELKYFAKALESPERPFLAILGGAKVADKIQLINNMLDKVNEMIIGGGMAFTFLKVLNNMEIGTSLYDEEGAKIVKDLMAKAEKNGVKITLPVDFVTADKFDENAKTGQATVASDIPAGWMGLDCGPESSKKYAEAVARAKQIVWNGPVGVFKWEAFARGTKSLMDEVVKATSRGCITIIGGGDTATCCAKWNTEDKVSHVSTGGGASLELLEGKVLPGVDALSNV from the coding sequence ATGTCGCTTTCTAACAAGCTGACTTTGGACAAActggacgtgaagggaaagcggGTCGTGATGAGGGTGGAATTCAATGTTCCTATGAAGAACAACCAGATAACAAATAACCAAAGGATCAAGGCTGCTGTCCCAAGCATCAAATTCTGCTTGGACAATGGAGCCAAGTCAGTTGTCCTTATGAGCCACTTGGGCCGACCTGATGGTGTTCCCATGCCTGACAAGTACTCCTTAGAGCCAGTTGCGGCAGAACTCAAGTCTCTGCTGGGCAAGGATGTTCTCTTCTTAAAGGATTGTGTGGACCCAGAAGTCGAAAATGCCTGTGCCAACCCAGCAGCTGGCACTGTCATCCTGCTGGAGAACCTCTGCTTTCatgtggaggaagaagggaagggaaaggatgctTCTGGGAACAAGATTAAAGCTGAACCAGCCAAAATTGATGCTTTCCGAGCCTCACTGTCCAAACTTGGGGATGTCTATGTCAATGATGCTTTTGGTACTGCACACCGAGCCCACAGCTCCATGATGGGTGTGAATCTGCCACAGAAGGCTGGTGGATTTTTGATGAAGAAGGAGCTGAAGTACTTTGCCAAAGCTTTGGAGAGTCCTGAACGACCCTTCCTGGCAATATTGGGAGGAGCTAAAGTTGCAGACAAGATCCAGCTGATCAATAATATGTTGGACAAAGTCAATGAGATGATCATTGGTGGTGGAATGGCTTTTACCTTCCTTAAGGTGCTCAACAACATGGAGATCGGAACTTCTCTGTATGATGAAGAAGGAGCCAAGATTGTCAAAGATCTCATGGCTAAAGCTGAGAAAAATGGTGTGAAGATTACCTTGCCCGTTGACTTTGTCACTGCTGACAAATTTGATGAGAATGCCAAGACTGGCCAAGCTACTGTGGCCTCTGATATACCTGCTGGCTGGATGGGCCTGGACTGTGGTCCTGAGAGCAGCAAGAAATATGCTGAGGCTGTGGCTCGAGCCAAGCAGATTGTTTGGAATGGACCTGTTGGGGTCTTTAAATGGGAAGCTTTTGCCAGGGGAACCAAGTCCCTCATGGATGAGGTGGTAAAAGCCACTTCTAGGGGTTGCATCACTATCATAGGCGGTGGAGACACTGCCACTTGCTGTGCCAAATGGAATACAGAGGATAAAGTCAGCCATGTGAGCACTGGGGGTGGTGCCAGTCTAGAGCTCCTGGAAGGTAAAGTCCTTCCTGGGGTGGATGCTCTCAGCAATGTTTAG